CGGTGAGCTCGCGGATCCGTGCGGTGGCGGTCTCCAGCTCCGCACGGCCGGCCTCGACCAGCAGCTCCTGGCGCTGGCGGTCGGCGTGGAGGCGGCGGAGGTCGGGGAGGCGGCCGGTGGCCCGGCACAGGCCCTCCTCGGTGAGGTCGAGCCCGGGGCACCGCTGGGACAGCTGGCGCCGCGCCGCCTGGGCGGGCCCGCCGGCGAAGCGCTCGACCAGGAAGCTCGCGGCGACGACCGCGAGCGCGGCCAGCAGGATCCCCAGCGCCACCCTGCCGTGGCCGGCGGCGAGGGCGCCGAGCGCGGCCAGCGGCCCGACCGCGCCGGTGCCGCGCTGCAGCGGCCGCAGCCGGCGGCGCTGCGGGCCGGTGGAGGCGGTGGCGATCAGCGGCCCCACGGCGTCGAGGTCGCCGGGGGGGATGCAGGCGAGCCCGGTGGCGGCGATCTCGCGGCGGAGCCCCGCCGCCCGCGCCTCCGCGGTGTGCAGCTCCTCGGCGCGGCGGGCCACCGCCCCCTCCGACGCGACCTCGGTGGCCAGCGCCCGCGCCTGCACGAGGTCGTCGCGGTCGAGGCGGGGCACCCGTCCGAGGGCGCGGATCGAGGTGGCGATCTCGAGCCGGCGGCGCTCGGCGGCGTGGAGCCGCTCGCGGGCGTCGTTCCAGCGGCGCTGGGCGTCGGCGGCCACCTCCTCGAGCTGGCGGAGCTCGCCGCCGAGGGCGGTCACCCGCTCCTCGCACTCCACCGGGAAGGTGGCGAAGCCGCGCCAGGTCTCGGTCAGGGTCTCGAGCCGGCCGGCCTCCTCCTGGGCGGTCGCCAGGGCTCGCCGGGTGGCGCCGAGCACGGCCAGCCGGCCCGCCAGCCACTCGCGCTCGCACTCGCTGCGGCGGGCGGCGGCGCTGGCGGCGGTGCGCTCCAGGGCGCCGAGGCGCTCCATCTCCCGGGCGGTGGCCTCGGTGCGGTCGCGGGCCCGGAGCAGCTCGGTCTCGACCCGGCGGAGCCGCGCCGTGGCGGCGCCGAGGGGGCTGCGCGAGCGCGCCTCGGTGCCCACCCGGTCCATCGCCTGCCGCAGCCGGGCCAGCGCCTCGGCCGCGGTGGCCCGGCTGGCGGAGTCGGCGAGCCGCTGGATCGCCTCCTGGAGGCGGTCGGCCCGCTGGGCGGCGGCGTCGGGCGCGTCCGGCCGCAGCCCGTCCTCGCCGAGGCAGGCGGTGGCGCAGAACACCGCCTCGTCGATGCCGAGGTGGACGAGGCCGGGCACCACCAGCCGCCCGCTGCGGAACCGGTCGGTGACATCGCGACCGCCGATCTGCTGCACCTGGGCGACCTGCTCGCGCTCCTCCAGCCGGCGGGCGACCCGGTAGCGCCGGCCGTCGCCGAGCGAGTAGGTCAGAGCCAGCCCGTAGCTGCCCGCGTCCCAGGGCTGCCAGCGCACCCAGTCGCTGCGCTCCACGGCACGCCCGGGCCCCCCCGCCGCGATGCCGTAGAGGGCGACGCGCACCGCCCGGTGGACCGTCGACTTGCCCGCCTCGTTGGCGCCCCAGAGCACCGTCACCCGGGGGGCGAGGTCGAGGCGCAGGTCGCGGAGGCGCCCGAACCCCCCGACCTCGAGCCGCTCCAGCCTCATCGGAGGCCGACCTCGGCTCCGCCCAGCGCCTGGAGCCCGTAGCGGAGGGTGTCGCCGAGCAGGGCGCGCTCGCGGGGGTCGTCCTCGTTGTCGATGGCCTTGAGCACCGACCGGGTGAAGGCGCCCCGCGCGGTGCGGTCGGCGGCGGCGGCGTCGAGGTCGATCGCCGGGCTGGTGAGGTCACGAAGGCGCACCGTGGCGGCGCCGGTGGCGTCGGCGACCGCGGCCTCGACCCGCGGCAGGTCGAGGGCGAGGTCGGGGTTGACCTCGCCGCGGAGGGACAGGCGGAGCATGGTGCGCTCCGGCGCCAGCCCGGCGAGCGCCTCGCGCGCCGCCACCCGGGCCCGCTCCACCGCCTCGCTCGAGGAGCCCGAGCCCTCCAGGTCGCAGTCGTGCTGGACCGCGGTCCAGCGGTTGAGGGTGAGCGGCTGGTAGTCGACCACGCCCCGCTCGGACACCTCGACCACCACCGGCCCGCGGCCCCCCTCCTCGTCGAAGGTGAGCGGCTCCGGGCTGCCCGGGTAGAGCAGCCGGGCGACGGGGTCGACGCGGCGGCGGTGGTAGTGGCCGCAGAGCGCTGCGGCGAACCCGCGCCGGGCGATGCGCTCGGCCTGGAACGGGCCGTGCAGCGACTTCCCGGGGGGCCGGCCGCCCAGCTCGGCGCCGTGGAACAGGGCGAGGTGAACCCCGCCGCCCACCTCGGGGCCCTCCAGCGGGTCGCCGCTCCAGGCGGGGTCGCGGTGGGCCAGCCCCCAGAGGCTCAGGCCGTCGGCGAGCGGCGCCGGCTCGAGGGTGGCGCCGGTGAAGAGGTGGACGTTCTCGGGCCACCGCATCCGCTCGTAGAGGCTGCCGGGGAGCAGCGCGTCGTGGTTGCCGGGGGCGAGGAAGACCCGCATCGGCTGCCACGACGTGAAGGTGTCGACCAGGAAGCGCCCGGTGTCGAGCCCGGCGTGCTCGTGCTCGTAGAGGTCGCCGCCGATGGTGACCGCGTCGCAGCCGGTCTGGCGGGCGGCCTCGCCGGCCCGCCGCAGGGCGTCGCGCAGCCCCTCGCGGCGGCGGCGTGCCACCTCCCCGAAGCAGCCCACACCGGCGAAGGCGCGGTCCAGATGGAGGTCGGAGATGTGCAGGAGACGGAAGGGCATGGGGCCTCGGTGACGGAACGCCACGGGAGAGGGGCCACCGCGAACATCGGTTCGCAGGAGCAGGCTACCACGGCACCCGGGTGATGCGCCACAGGCGCTCCTGACCTTCCGGACGCTCACGTCCGGTCAGTTCACGCAAGCCTTCCGTCCGGGTTGCGTTGTCTTTGTAGCGCTGAACAGTCAGCGGTTCCGGGGTCCGAGGGCTCCGGGGAGCCTCCGTTCACAGCGGAGGCCGGGAGGGGAACGATACCGAGGTGGGGAATGAGTGAGTACCTGACCACCGGGCAGGCGGCCGAGTTGCTCGGCGTCAGCAAGCCGACGGTGGTTCGAGCGATCCAACGGGGGCTGCTGCGGCCCGCCCTCGTGACCCCGGGGCAGCACCGGCGCTTCCGCAAGGAGGACCTGCTGGCCTTCCGGGCCCGCGCGCTGGCGTATCCGGACGGCGACTTCGTCACCGAGCCCGACTCGCATGGCAAGGACGCCATCGAGCTTCGGGGCGCACCGGCGATCGACCGAGCCTCGGAGGCCACCGAGACGAGGTGAAGCTGCTCCGGCGGGACGCGGTGCCACCTGCGGTGCCCGGGTCGCGCCGTCCGCTCGGCGAGCTGCTCGTCGAGCGGGGGGCCGCGTCCGCCTCCACGGTCCAGGCTGCGCTGCGCCGGCAGCGTCGCGATCCGCGCCATCTCGGCGACCACCTGCTCGACCTCGGCGTCTCCGAGGCGGAGATCCTCGCCGCGCTCGGCGAGCAGACCGGCCGCACCCCCGTCGACCTCGACCAGGTCACGGTCGAGGAGGAGGCGGTGCTCGTCGTGGAGGCGGGCTTCGCGCGCGAGCGCGGGGTGATGCCGATGCGCCTCGACGACAGGGGGCGCCTCCACGCCGCCACCACCACCCCGGACGAGCCCGGCCTGGTCGCCGCTCTGACCGCCCACGCCGAGCGTCCGGTGCTGCTGGAGCTGGCCGGCCCGGCGGCGATGCAGCGCGCCCTCGACCGCCACTACACCGTGACCGAGAGGGTCCAGGAGGCGGTGCGTCGCGCCGTCGACGCCGACCACGCCCACCGCGGGCCCGCCGAGGTGCTGCCCCTGCGGGCCGACGCGCCGGTGGTGCAGATCGTCGACCTGCTGCTCACCCAGGCGCTGCGCGACCGCGCCTCGGACATCCACATCGAGCCCCAGGCCGACCACCTGCGCATCCGCTTTCGCGTCGACGGCGCCCTCCACGACTTCCAGTCGCTGCCGCGCTCGCTGGCGGCGCCGATCTCGTCGCGGCTGAAGATCCTCGCCAACATGGACATCGTCGACCGCCACCGCAGCCAGGACGGCCAGATCGCGGTGGAGGTCGACGGCCGTGCCATCGACATCCGGGTCGCCACCGTGGAGACGATCTGGGGCGAGAAGGTGGTGCTCCGCCTGCTCGACCGCTCGCGCTCGCTGGTGCCGCTCACCGACCTGGGCCTCGGTCACCACGAGCAGGACCGGATGCGGCGGATCGTCGGCTCCCCCTACGGCCTGCTGATCGTCAGCGGGCCCACCGGCGCAGGCAAGACCACCACCCTCTACTCGGCGCTCAACGAGCTCGACCGCGCCACCCGGAACATCACCACCATCGAGGACCCGGTCGAGTACCAGTTCGCGGGCATCAACCAGATCCAGATCAACCGCCTCGCCGGGATGACCTTCGCCAACGGGCTGCGCGCCATCCTCCGCCAGGACCCCGACGTGATCCTCGTCGGCGAGGTGCGCGACGTCGAGACCGCGGAGATCGCCATCCAGTCCGCGCTCACCGGCCACCTGGTGCTCTGCTCCCTCCACGCCGCCGACTCGATCGGGGCG
The window above is part of the Candidatus Dormiibacterota bacterium genome. Proteins encoded here:
- a CDS encoding AAA family ATPase; its protein translation is MRLERLEVGGFGRLRDLRLDLAPRVTVLWGANEAGKSTVHRAVRVALYGIAAGGPGRAVERSDWVRWQPWDAGSYGLALTYSLGDGRRYRVARRLEEREQVAQVQQIGGRDVTDRFRSGRLVVPGLVHLGIDEAVFCATACLGEDGLRPDAPDAAAQRADRLQEAIQRLADSASRATAAEALARLRQAMDRVGTEARSRSPLGAATARLRRVETELLRARDRTEATAREMERLGALERTAASAAARRSECEREWLAGRLAVLGATRRALATAQEEAGRLETLTETWRGFATFPVECEERVTALGGELRQLEEVAADAQRRWNDARERLHAAERRRLEIATSIRALGRVPRLDRDDLVQARALATEVASEGAVARRAEELHTAEARAAGLRREIAATGLACIPPGDLDAVGPLIATASTGPQRRRLRPLQRGTGAVGPLAALGALAAGHGRVALGILLAALAVVAASFLVERFAGGPAQAARRQLSQRCPGLDLTEEGLCRATGRLPDLRRLHADRQRQELLVEAGRAELETATARIRELTARCLQLAARIPVELPAPAGAAELTAADGLLGRARQALTAVAAAEDAGRRRAELEAEDGRLAGEESAGRELREEADRKAAARTELAAELAGHLAAAGLPADPDSARAVAAFRQGAATRRQFEAARDRLDEVRRRLAAIGAGDERALARQAGQMEQELGRRGGDPAAAAQGKPLDATALRHLEIAAERARDAAASALNEASGLRERLRGLLDSLPSIADLEDERAACMVVRERALRQLEALRRASALIEESARRVHREVAPRLAASVAGRLALLTEGAYDEVHVDPERFAVRLHSRGRPDLIPVEHVSHGTRDQVGLLLRLALTEVLGEAGEPVPLLLDDPLLSSDPRRRRTAVEFLLRLSADTQVLLTTADPAVAEQVAASGVEGCTAVNLDELTARRGVRIA
- a CDS encoding metallophosphoesterase, whose amino-acid sequence is MPFRLLHISDLHLDRAFAGVGCFGEVARRRREGLRDALRRAGEAARQTGCDAVTIGGDLYEHEHAGLDTGRFLVDTFTSWQPMRVFLAPGNHDALLPGSLYERMRWPENVHLFTGATLEPAPLADGLSLWGLAHRDPAWSGDPLEGPEVGGGVHLALFHGAELGGRPPGKSLHGPFQAERIARRGFAAALCGHYHRRRVDPVARLLYPGSPEPLTFDEEGGRGPVVVEVSERGVVDYQPLTLNRWTAVQHDCDLEGSGSSSEAVERARVAAREALAGLAPERTMLRLSLRGEVNPDLALDLPRVEAAVADATGAATVRLRDLTSPAIDLDAAAADRTARGAFTRSVLKAIDNEDDPRERALLGDTLRYGLQALGGAEVGLR
- a CDS encoding helix-turn-helix domain-containing protein, whose translation is MSEYLTTGQAAELLGVSKPTVVRAIQRGLLRPALVTPGQHRRFRKEDLLAFRARALAYPDGDFVTEPDSHGKDAIELRGAPAIDRASEATETR
- a CDS encoding ATPase, T2SS/T4P/T4SS family — encoded protein: MKLLRRDAVPPAVPGSRRPLGELLVERGAASASTVQAALRRQRRDPRHLGDHLLDLGVSEAEILAALGEQTGRTPVDLDQVTVEEEAVLVVEAGFARERGVMPMRLDDRGRLHAATTTPDEPGLVAALTAHAERPVLLELAGPAAMQRALDRHYTVTERVQEAVRRAVDADHAHRGPAEVLPLRADAPVVQIVDLLLTQALRDRASDIHIEPQADHLRIRFRVDGALHDFQSLPRSLAAPISSRLKILANMDIVDRHRSQDGQIAVEVDGRAIDIRVATVETIWGEKVVLRLLDRSRSLVPLTDLGLGHHEQDRMRRIVGSPYGLLIVSGPTGAGKTTTLYSALNELDRATRNITTIEDPVEYQFAGINQIQINRLAGMTFANGLRAILRQDPDVILVGEVRDVETAEIAIQSALTGHLVLCSLHAADSIGALHRFLDMGIEPFLVASAVVGVVAQRLVRQVCARCSVEYEPRGEELAFYQSVRGGPPPSAPRMGTGCPRCARTGFYDRTGVFECLQLDDRLRELVVRRATHTELRDTAVAGGMRTLQEAGCDVIDAGGTTIAEVMRTVYII